A single genomic interval of Bacteroidota bacterium harbors:
- a CDS encoding NAD kinase, giving the protein MKLAVYGRLINKEAIPSVQHLFDILEARKIKFLIYEDYYPHLVNNIKFNTTPETFSRSNPEVIREIDYLISLGGDGTLLDTVTIVKDSDVPILGINIGRLGFLAGIGKNEIELCINSLERGTYSRDKRSLIHVDCNKDIFGAHPFGLNDFTIHKKDSSAMITIHTYINGEFMMSYWADGLIVATPTGSTGYSLSCGGPIIFPSSHNMVITPVAPHNLNIRPLVVSDESVISFEIEGRAENFLVTLDSRFRSIDSTVQLAVRKADFNITLLRLNEQNFLDTLRNKLGLGYDKRN; this is encoded by the coding sequence ATGAAGCTTGCAGTATATGGTAGATTAATTAATAAGGAAGCAATTCCATCTGTGCAACATTTGTTTGACATTTTGGAAGCACGGAAAATTAAGTTTCTGATTTACGAAGATTATTATCCGCATCTGGTTAATAATATAAAATTTAATACTACACCTGAAACTTTCAGCCGCAGTAATCCGGAAGTGATTCGTGAAATTGATTACTTGATTAGCTTAGGTGGCGACGGCACTTTGTTAGATACAGTTACAATCGTTAAAGATTCTGATGTACCCATTCTCGGTATTAATATCGGTCGCTTAGGATTTCTTGCAGGTATCGGAAAAAATGAAATTGAGTTATGTATTAATTCGTTGGAAAGAGGTACTTACTCTCGAGACAAACGCAGTTTGATTCATGTAGATTGTAACAAAGATATTTTTGGCGCACATCCCTTCGGATTAAATGATTTTACCATTCATAAAAAAGATTCATCTGCCATGATTACAATTCACACATATATCAATGGTGAATTTATGATGAGCTATTGGGCAGATGGATTAATTGTAGCCACACCAACAGGTTCTACGGGATATTCTTTAAGTTGCGGTGGGCCTATCATATTTCCAAGTTCACATAACATGGTAATTACTCCTGTAGCTCCGCATAATTTAAATATTCGCCCGCTTGTAGTGAGTGATGAAAGTGTAATCAGTTTTGAAATAGAAGGACGAGCAGAAAACTTTTTAGTAACACTCGATTCCAGATTTCGCTCCATAGACAGCACCGTACAATTAGCAGTGCGCAAAGCAGATTTTAATATCACACTTCTACGATTGAACGAACAAAATTTCTTAGATACCCTCCGCAATAAATTAGGGCTGGGTTATGATAAGAGGAATTGA
- a CDS encoding S8 family serine peptidase translates to MRIVFLYLILLPILPLFGQQENIITYNNNLVFTMDHASVMVKFNAQTSLENRSAALNPQYFEPFNFANSDINYFYAFVPLKSGLSNNEIFQAVEELSNNNSVAYTSMMFRDENDVLCAPTNKIFVQLKSGNMWQDMMQLLNTTFADSHITVTQKYFAPNTYVIEFDLKNTASMFAFADALYTSGYFNYCEINLVSLINKLTDDTYYNRQWSINNIGSAVQYSGTPGADLDILCAWEYTKGDGIKVAIIDEGVDLTHDDLTPNLVEGYDAVYWGGGTGSDTQGSYKAGSDDAHGTNCAGIVAAVADNGIGVTGIAPESKVVPVRIAYSDAWGGWVYETFWGVDAVEWCIDNANADILSNSWGGGSASTAFNGAIEYAVTEGRDGLGAVFIAAAGNSNVSEVHYPGNNINAIGVAATSMCDERKSTSSCDGEYWWGSNYGTALDVAAPGVKMPSTDISGSAGYNSGDYNLEFNGTSSATPAAAAVVALILAYNPALTYEEVRFLLESTCEKVGGYTYNENASHPNSTWTSQLGYGRVNACLALEAATAPDILCGIEAFTTDTVYPGENYPIEMFIQNNGFAGSEGFENGIYLSEDCSAEDAINLTNFYAPAIISGETIIYNSTMEIPEYFEAGDYEIVLVADNNNAIAEYNELNNLACRSIYIACEFSPQSSEVFYDKNAITDSLQIESTSGCSWEVTPAPPSWISIINNAGTGNGYFIYSLNENMDNVNRSFSFQYGSNTFTINQDFQQFDIETILSGISIYPNPVNTILNLTLEYGTLENAEYAVINMMGQTIANGNLNGREFTFNLQGLPAAAYILQISAEDKTALFNFIKN, encoded by the coding sequence ATGCGCATTGTATTCTTGTATTTGATATTGCTTCCAATACTTCCATTATTCGGACAACAAGAAAATATTATCACCTACAATAACAATTTAGTTTTCACAATGGATCATGCATCGGTTATGGTAAAATTTAATGCGCAAACTTCTTTAGAGAATCGCTCTGCTGCATTAAATCCACAATACTTCGAGCCGTTTAATTTTGCAAATAGTGATATAAATTATTTCTATGCATTTGTTCCATTGAAAAGCGGATTATCCAATAATGAAATTTTTCAAGCTGTTGAAGAATTGTCGAACAATAATTCAGTTGCTTATACTTCAATGATGTTTCGGGATGAAAATGATGTGCTGTGTGCACCCACCAATAAAATATTTGTACAATTAAAATCCGGCAACATGTGGCAGGATATGATGCAATTGTTGAATACTACTTTTGCAGATTCACATATCACTGTTACACAAAAATATTTTGCTCCCAATACTTATGTAATAGAATTTGATTTAAAAAATACCGCTTCCATGTTTGCATTTGCAGATGCATTATATACAAGTGGCTATTTTAATTATTGTGAAATAAATTTAGTTTCTCTGATTAATAAACTTACTGATGATACTTATTACAATCGTCAGTGGTCAATAAATAATATCGGTTCCGCAGTGCAATATAGTGGAACTCCGGGTGCTGATTTAGATATTCTATGTGCCTGGGAATACACAAAAGGTGATGGAATTAAAGTAGCGATTATTGATGAAGGCGTTGACCTTACACATGATGATCTTACACCGAATTTAGTAGAAGGTTATGATGCCGTGTATTGGGGTGGTGGTACCGGCTCGGATACTCAGGGCAGTTATAAAGCAGGTTCGGATGATGCACATGGTACTAACTGCGCAGGCATTGTTGCTGCAGTTGCTGATAACGGAATTGGTGTTACAGGTATAGCTCCGGAAAGTAAGGTAGTTCCTGTTCGTATTGCATATTCGGATGCATGGGGTGGATGGGTATATGAAACATTTTGGGGAGTAGATGCAGTGGAATGGTGTATTGATAATGCGAACGCAGATATATTAAGTAATAGTTGGGGTGGTGGAAGTGCAAGCACCGCTTTTAATGGTGCAATAGAATATGCAGTTACCGAAGGTCGAGATGGTTTGGGAGCAGTTTTTATTGCGGCCGCTGGTAATTCAAATGTTTCTGAAGTGCATTATCCGGGAAATAATATTAATGCAATTGGTGTTGCCGCAACCAGTATGTGTGATGAAAGAAAATCTACTTCTTCATGTGACGGAGAATATTGGTGGGGAAGCAATTACGGTACTGCATTAGATGTGGCTGCCCCCGGAGTGAAAATGCCATCTACTGATATTTCTGGTTCTGCAGGTTATAATTCAGGCGATTATAATTTGGAATTTAATGGAACCAGTAGCGCTACTCCGGCAGCAGCAGCAGTAGTGGCTTTAATACTTGCTTACAATCCTGCGCTTACTTATGAAGAGGTGAGATTTCTTTTGGAAAGCACTTGTGAAAAAGTAGGTGGTTATACTTATAATGAAAACGCCTCTCATCCAAATAGTACATGGACAAGTCAATTAGGTTATGGTAGAGTAAATGCATGTCTTGCATTGGAAGCAGCTACGGCTCCGGATATTCTTTGTGGTATTGAAGCATTTACTACAGACACCGTGTATCCGGGAGAAAATTATCCTATTGAAATGTTTATTCAAAACAATGGTTTTGCCGGAAGTGAGGGATTTGAAAATGGAATTTATTTATCTGAGGATTGCTCTGCTGAAGATGCAATTAATCTTACAAATTTTTATGCTCCTGCTATTATATCCGGCGAAACAATTATATACAATTCTACTATGGAAATTCCTGAATATTTTGAAGCAGGAGATTATGAAATTGTATTGGTTGCAGATAACAATAATGCCATTGCCGAATACAACGAATTAAATAATCTTGCATGCCGCTCTATTTATATTGCATGTGAATTTAGTCCACAAAGCAGTGAAGTATTTTATGATAAAAATGCAATCACTGATTCTTTACAAATTGAATCTACTTCCGGATGCAGTTGGGAAGTAACACCTGCTCCGCCATCCTGGATATCCATTATAAATAATGCAGGTACGGGAAATGGATATTTTATTTATTCGTTAAATGAAAACATGGATAATGTGAATCGCAGTTTTTCATTTCAATATGGATCGAACACATTTACAATTAATCAGGATTTTCAACAATTTGATATTGAAACTATTTTATCCGGAATCAGCATCTATCCCAATCCGGTTAACACTATTTTAAATCTTACCTTAGAATATGGCACTCTTGAAAATGCAGAATATGCTGTAATTAATATGATGGGTCAAACAATTGCAAATGGTAATTTAAATGGAAGAGAATTTACTTTCAATTTGCAGGGCTTACCTGCTGCTGCTTACATTCTGCAAATATCCGCAGAAGATAAAACTGCGCTATTTAATTTTATTAAAAACTGA
- a CDS encoding class I SAM-dependent methyltransferase gives MEIILSQIEQYISDHTTEETAALKELNRQTHLKAMMPQMLSGKVQGKVLEFISRMMQPKSILEIGTYTGYSGICLAKGLQPGGKIITIDINDELTPMVKDYVAKENLTNAFEILTGNALQIIPTLHHTFDLVFIDADKQNYANYYDLVFDKLVTGGWIIADNVLWSGKVVETEKDKDTLAIDAFNKKIQKDTRVENVIMSVRDGLMIVRKIG, from the coding sequence ATGGAAATTATACTTTCTCAAATTGAACAATATATTTCTGACCATACAACAGAAGAAACAGCAGCATTAAAAGAACTTAACCGACAAACACATTTAAAAGCGATGATGCCGCAAATGCTGAGTGGCAAAGTGCAAGGGAAAGTGCTGGAATTTATTTCGAGAATGATGCAGCCAAAATCAATTTTAGAAATAGGTACTTATACAGGCTACAGCGGTATCTGTTTAGCAAAAGGATTGCAACCCGGCGGAAAAATAATTACAATAGATATCAATGATGAACTTACACCTATGGTAAAAGATTATGTTGCAAAAGAAAATCTTACCAATGCATTTGAAATACTTACCGGTAATGCATTACAAATAATTCCAACACTTCATCACACATTCGATTTGGTTTTTATAGATGCCGACAAACAGAACTATGCAAATTATTATGATCTTGTTTTTGATAAATTAGTTACAGGCGGATGGATTATCGCCGACAATGTGTTATGGAGCGGCAAAGTAGTGGAAACAGAAAAAGATAAAGACACACTTGCCATTGATGCATTTAACAAAAAAATACAAAAGGATACAAGAGTTGAAAATGTAATTATGAGTGTAAGAGATGGTCTTATGATTGTTCGCAAAATTGGATAA
- a CDS encoding adenylate kinase, with translation MMNIILFGPPGSGKGTQAAMLKEHFNLLHISTGDLLRDEISRSTTLGLEAKQFMDAGKLVPDAVVIGMIGNTLDEASKQGKQGIIFDGFPRTVAQAESLDILLQDKASKIHGVLSLVVNEEELTKRILQRGLTSGRSDDTDEATIRKRVMEYREKTEPVAAHYRKKNLVKEIEGIGSKDSIFNALVSAIETL, from the coding sequence ATGATGAATATTATTTTATTTGGCCCTCCGGGAAGTGGAAAAGGAACACAAGCAGCAATGCTGAAAGAACATTTTAATCTGTTGCATATTTCCACCGGCGATTTATTGCGTGATGAAATTAGCAGAAGTACAACGCTTGGTTTGGAAGCAAAACAATTTATGGATGCAGGGAAACTTGTTCCCGATGCAGTGGTGATAGGAATGATTGGCAACACCTTGGATGAAGCAAGCAAACAAGGTAAGCAGGGAATTATTTTCGACGGCTTTCCCCGCACCGTTGCACAAGCAGAATCATTGGATATTTTACTACAAGATAAAGCGAGTAAAATACATGGTGTTCTCAGTTTAGTTGTAAATGAAGAAGAACTCACAAAACGTATTTTACAACGTGGACTTACAAGTGGCCGCAGTGATGATACCGATGAAGCAACTATTCGAAAACGTGTAATGGAATATCGTGAAAAAACAGAACCGGTGGCAGCACATTATCGCAAAAAAAATCTTGTAAAAGAAATAGAAGGGATAGGAAGTAAAGATTCTATTTTTAATGCATTAGTTTCTGCAATAGAAACACTATAA
- a CDS encoding LysM peptidoglycan-binding domain-containing protein — MKKIILFYFILSASTTAFASGNNTDVNNYILQYRAIAVREMIEYGIPASITLAQGILESGSGKSELAKKSNNHFGIKCQSDWAGSKVYYDDDAANECFRSYNNPQESFHDHSLFLTTRNRYSELFTLEPSDYKGWAKGLKKAGYATNPKYAELLIGLIEDYKLYEYDGFTLADLNKLEKSDGTNKEYLKENPKEDIAIATTSVKFYFNRIPTVLVQKGDTPESIALANNIYLKRILTYNDIRINTELEPGTNIYLQPKRKKGSVKYHTVKTNETMWSISRDEGVELDRLYSYNLMNKGEEPAAGEILNLRKKRKEKVKLQSPAPKVDPEKSKEIKTKKVPLELAAPETEEMEFENYNQQTLDIDSSEEIIPEPPKTIQPEKIMHKVQSKETLYSISKMYEVTVADIQKWNKLNGNTISIGQQLIVGYK; from the coding sequence ATGAAGAAAATAATTCTATTCTATTTTATTCTAAGTGCAAGTACAACTGCATTTGCCTCCGGAAATAATACGGACGTAAACAATTATATTTTGCAATATCGGGCAATCGCTGTGCGGGAAATGATTGAGTATGGTATTCCGGCAAGCATCACCTTAGCACAAGGTATTTTAGAATCCGGCTCAGGCAAAAGTGAACTTGCAAAAAAATCCAATAATCATTTTGGAATTAAATGTCAAAGTGATTGGGCAGGCAGCAAAGTATATTATGATGATGATGCAGCCAACGAATGTTTTCGCAGTTATAATAATCCGCAAGAATCTTTTCATGATCACAGTTTATTTCTCACCACAAGAAATCGCTATTCTGAATTATTTACACTTGAACCTTCAGATTATAAAGGTTGGGCTAAAGGATTAAAAAAAGCAGGGTATGCCACCAATCCAAAATATGCGGAATTGCTAATTGGATTAATTGAAGATTATAAATTATATGAGTATGATGGTTTCACTTTAGCTGATTTAAATAAATTAGAAAAATCGGATGGTACCAATAAAGAATATCTGAAAGAAAATCCTAAAGAGGATATTGCTATTGCCACTACTTCAGTAAAGTTTTATTTCAACAGAATTCCTACCGTGCTTGTGCAGAAAGGTGATACGCCGGAATCTATTGCATTAGCGAATAATATTTATCTAAAGCGCATTTTAACATATAACGATATTCGTATAAATACAGAATTAGAACCCGGAACAAATATCTATTTGCAACCCAAACGCAAAAAAGGAAGTGTGAAATATCATACAGTAAAAACCAACGAAACAATGTGGAGCATCAGCCGTGATGAGGGAGTTGAACTTGATAGATTATATAGTTATAATTTGATGAATAAAGGTGAAGAGCCTGCCGCAGGTGAAATATTAAATCTGAGAAAAAAACGCAAAGAGAAAGTAAAGCTTCAGAGTCCCGCACCAAAAGTAGATCCGGAGAAATCCAAAGAGATAAAAACTAAAAAAGTACCATTGGAATTGGCAGCACCGGAAACTGAAGAAATGGAATTTGAAAATTATAATCAGCAAACGCTTGATATAGATTCGTCAGAAGAAATAATTCCTGAACCACCGAAAACGATACAACCGGAAAAAATAATGCATAAGGTACAATCCAAAGAGACATTATATTCTATCTCTAAAATGTATGAAGTAACAGTTGCAGATATTCAAAAATGGAATAAGCTGAATGGCAATACAATTTCTATCGGACAACAATTAATTGTTGGCTATAAATAA
- a CDS encoding PQQ-dependent sugar dehydrogenase yields MKTITHILFLLVLQTCILQFFACTNTSGKQSASSLQTAGYQIEEVANNLDVPWGMEFLPDGRLMFNERSGDINILDIKTGEVNALMQRKNSARAEGGLLGLAVDPNFETTHWIFIYETVKSGNQIVRLKFVNNMLTEDSVIIKNIPAAMFHDGGILSFGPDGFLYAGTGDATDPQNAQDLQSLSGKILRMDINGNAVDGNPFGNLIYSYGHRNVQGFAWDNNGNMYATEHGPSGEVNGWCCHDEFNKIIPGGNYGWPYVIGNDNKENMLAPLIHSGDDTWAPGGLAFVNSDNTNTFGDTFIMACLRGSKLIVIQTVDDSASVKEILFDGTYKRLRNIIAAPDNSILFCSSNMDGRESSPLANDDKIYRMRFK; encoded by the coding sequence ATGAAAACAATTACACATATTCTATTCTTGTTGGTATTGCAAACATGTATTTTACAATTTTTTGCATGCACAAATACAAGTGGAAAACAATCAGCCTCATCGCTGCAAACAGCAGGCTATCAAATAGAAGAAGTAGCCAATAATTTAGATGTTCCCTGGGGTATGGAATTTTTGCCTGATGGCAGATTAATGTTTAACGAACGCTCCGGTGATATAAATATATTAGACATCAAAACTGGAGAAGTGAACGCATTGATGCAAAGAAAAAATAGTGCAAGAGCTGAAGGTGGTTTATTAGGTTTGGCTGTAGATCCAAATTTTGAAACCACACATTGGATTTTTATTTATGAAACAGTAAAAAGTGGTAATCAAATAGTGCGATTAAAATTTGTAAATAATATGCTTACCGAAGATTCCGTAATTATAAAAAATATTCCCGCAGCTATGTTTCATGATGGTGGCATTTTAAGTTTCGGTCCTGATGGTTTTTTATATGCAGGAACCGGAGATGCAACGGATCCGCAAAATGCACAAGATCTGCAATCTCTTTCAGGTAAAATTTTGCGTATGGATATAAATGGAAATGCAGTTGACGGCAATCCATTCGGCAATTTAATTTATAGCTATGGACATCGCAATGTGCAGGGATTTGCTTGGGATAATAATGGAAATATGTATGCAACAGAACACGGCCCTTCTGGAGAAGTAAACGGATGGTGTTGTCATGATGAATTTAATAAAATAATTCCGGGTGGCAATTATGGTTGGCCTTATGTAATTGGAAATGATAACAAGGAAAATATGCTTGCGCCATTAATTCACAGTGGAGATGATACATGGGCTCCTGGCGGTTTGGCTTTTGTGAATTCAGATAACACAAACACTTTCGGAGATACATTTATAATGGCGTGTTTGCGTGGCAGTAAATTAATAGTAATTCAAACTGTAGATGATTCTGCTTCTGTAAAAGAAATATTATTTGACGGAACATATAAACGTTTGAGAAATATAATTGCGGCTCCTGACAACAGTATTTTATTTTGTTCATCGAATATGGATGGCAGAGAGTCATCTCCTTTAGCAAATGATGATAAGATATATCGCATGCGTTTTAAATAA
- the obgE gene encoding GTPase ObgE yields MEKQNFVDYVKIMFRSGKGGAGAIHFHRDKKTAKGGPDGGDGGRGGHIILKGNDQLWTLLHLKYQKHTYAGDGKNGTGVLRTGKQGDDRIVEVPLGTIAKNAETGEVLAEIMHHDEEIILFPGGRGGMGNNHFKTSTKQTPRFAQPGESGQELWTILELKVLADVGLVGFPNAGKSTLLSKISAAKPEIADYPFTTIVPNLGIVSYRDNKSFIMADIPGIIEGASQGKGLGDRFLKHIERNSVLLFMIPVDSKDIHKEYKILLNELKQFNPELLLKDKVLAITKSDLADAELEKLLSKDLPKKIPHIFISSHTEKNLLELKDLLWKALQGSDLLVPIL; encoded by the coding sequence ATGGAAAAGCAAAACTTTGTAGATTATGTAAAGATTATGTTTCGCAGTGGAAAAGGCGGAGCCGGTGCAATTCATTTTCATCGTGATAAAAAAACTGCGAAAGGCGGACCTGATGGTGGCGATGGTGGACGTGGTGGTCATATTATTTTAAAAGGAAATGATCAACTATGGACTTTGTTACATTTAAAATATCAAAAACATACTTACGCCGGCGATGGAAAAAATGGAACTGGTGTATTGCGAACCGGCAAACAAGGTGACGACAGAATAGTTGAAGTGCCGCTGGGTACAATTGCAAAAAATGCAGAAACAGGTGAAGTACTTGCGGAGATAATGCATCATGATGAAGAAATAATTTTATTCCCCGGCGGACGTGGAGGAATGGGTAACAATCATTTTAAAACTTCTACAAAACAAACTCCCCGCTTTGCGCAACCCGGTGAATCGGGACAAGAACTTTGGACAATATTAGAATTAAAAGTATTGGCAGATGTGGGTTTGGTTGGTTTTCCAAATGCAGGTAAATCCACTTTGCTTTCAAAAATCAGTGCCGCTAAACCCGAGATTGCAGATTATCCATTTACTACTATTGTTCCCAATCTGGGTATTGTAAGTTATCGTGATAATAAAAGTTTTATCATGGCAGATATTCCGGGAATTATTGAAGGAGCAAGTCAGGGAAAAGGATTGGGTGATAGATTTTTAAAACATATAGAACGCAATTCAGTATTGCTATTTATGATTCCTGTGGATTCAAAAGATATTCATAAAGAATATAAAATTTTACTGAATGAATTAAAACAGTTTAATCCCGAATTACTTTTAAAAGATAAAGTACTGGCCATAACAAAATCAGATCTTGCCGATGCGGAACTAGAAAAATTATTGAGTAAAGATTTACCTAAAAAAATTCCACATATCTTCATCTCATCTCACACAGAAAAAAATCTGCTTGAACTAAAAGATTTATTGTGGAAAGCGTTGCAGGGGAGTGATTTATTAGTCCCTATTTTATAA
- a CDS encoding carbohydrate binding family 9 domain-containing protein translates to MQKILLLTLSIYFSSIIFAQQLPPYIPLRIYEKISLDGRLSEPVWQQAEVINDFMQYDPFPGQQPYALTELRIMYDDDFMYVAYSCFDPEPDKMIALSLERDFEIGRDDGIAFIIDTYNDKSTGLAFITNTLGARWDMEFSSDGTTENDSYNTFWDVTSYSDSTGYYSEFRIPFSSMRFKSDSMVTMGIRAIRLIKRLNEYSIYPPCPPDIDNAFWKVSLAREMQLTNLESAKPFYIIPYVTAGYGEIQQLNSDGTAYEKETEFMKRNYYSDNEVVDKILSNIGGDIKYGISKNLTLDLTVNTDFAQAEADNVIINLSKYEVNLPEKRGFFLESKNYFSFGTSSGDQLFISRSIGQDDGEIIPLIGGARVTGKVGNFQFGALNMQTGSANDGATPSSNFTVFRNRVFFDSLGSFWGGIITNKINVGESPATFQSLGIGGVKYINSRLSIISAISGTYENMDLAAFANRVYYNFGINRNVRQGWNLGFDASLIGKDFVPEMGYIAENDLLNTGLKVGYIWRPESATISSYNIYTFSRYRYKPTLQQNETEFFSAEGSLYFKNGLGIQVKPLEINNDLLFYDWNINNDITIPQNTYFMYSPDLNIEAPSDGDYSGNVFMKFGDFYGGNRFSLYPSVDYFITKNLQIGIDYEYNHIQFPTEFASGDNNALFISNLIRLNISCYFSSKISIKLFTQYDDISDKVSSNLRFRYNPVEGTDLYVVFNQDLNTDPLNMMPELPVVNNQGITVKFVKTFTVK, encoded by the coding sequence ATGCAAAAAATACTTCTACTCACATTAAGTATTTATTTCTCCTCTATAATTTTTGCGCAACAATTACCGCCCTATATTCCATTGCGCATTTATGAAAAAATTTCTTTGGATGGAAGACTTTCTGAACCTGTTTGGCAGCAAGCGGAAGTGATAAATGATTTTATGCAATACGACCCCTTTCCCGGTCAACAACCTTACGCACTTACAGAGCTTCGCATTATGTACGACGATGATTTTATGTATGTGGCCTACAGTTGTTTTGATCCTGAACCGGATAAAATGATTGCGTTAAGTTTAGAGCGTGATTTTGAAATAGGTCGTGATGATGGTATTGCATTTATTATAGATACATACAATGATAAAAGTACAGGCCTTGCTTTTATTACCAATACATTAGGTGCAAGATGGGATATGGAATTTTCCAGCGACGGAACCACAGAAAATGATTCGTATAATACATTTTGGGATGTAACTTCTTATTCTGATTCAACAGGATATTACAGCGAGTTTCGTATTCCGTTTTCTTCAATGCGATTTAAATCTGATTCAATGGTAACGATGGGAATTCGTGCAATACGTTTAATAAAAAGATTAAATGAATATAGTATCTATCCCCCATGTCCGCCGGATATTGATAATGCATTCTGGAAAGTGTCGCTTGCAAGAGAAATGCAATTAACAAATCTGGAAAGTGCTAAACCATTTTATATTATTCCATACGTTACCGCAGGTTATGGCGAAATACAACAATTGAATAGCGATGGAACTGCGTATGAAAAAGAAACCGAATTTATGAAGCGCAATTATTATTCGGATAATGAAGTGGTAGATAAAATACTGAGTAATATCGGTGGCGATATTAAATATGGAATCAGTAAAAATCTTACTCTTGATTTAACAGTGAATACAGATTTTGCACAAGCAGAAGCAGACAATGTAATTATTAATCTCAGCAAGTATGAAGTGAATTTACCGGAGAAAAGAGGCTTCTTTTTAGAATCTAAAAACTATTTTAGTTTCGGTACTTCTTCAGGAGATCAACTTTTTATTTCGAGAAGTATTGGTCAGGATGATGGAGAAATAATTCCTTTAATTGGTGGTGCAAGAGTTACCGGTAAAGTAGGTAATTTTCAATTTGGTGCATTGAATATGCAAACCGGTTCTGCAAATGATGGTGCAACCCCGTCGAGTAATTTTACTGTATTTCGCAATCGTGTTTTTTTTGACTCTCTTGGCAGTTTCTGGGGAGGCATTATTACAAATAAAATTAATGTAGGTGAATCGCCTGCAACATTTCAAAGTCTGGGTATTGGTGGTGTAAAATATATTAATTCTAGATTATCCATTATTTCTGCTATTTCAGGTACATATGAAAATATGGATCTCGCTGCATTCGCAAATCGGGTGTATTATAATTTTGGTATAAATCGCAATGTAAGGCAAGGATGGAATTTAGGTTTTGATGCGAGTTTGATAGGAAAAGATTTTGTTCCTGAAATGGGTTATATCGCAGAAAATGATTTGTTGAATACCGGATTAAAAGTGGGTTATATATGGCGACCGGAAAGTGCAACAATTAGTTCTTATAATATTTACACATTTTCCCGCTATCGTTACAAACCTACTTTACAGCAAAATGAAACAGAATTTTTTTCTGCGGAAGGTTCACTCTATTTTAAAAATGGATTAGGTATTCAGGTAAAACCTTTGGAGATAAATAATGATTTATTGTTTTATGATTGGAATATAAATAATGATATTACCATTCCGCAAAATACATACTTCATGTACTCTCCTGATTTGAATATAGAGGCTCCGTCAGATGGAGATTACAGTGGAAATGTGTTTATGAAATTCGGTGATTTTTATGGGGGAAATAGATTTAGTTTATACCCATCAGTAGATTATTTTATAACAAAGAATTTGCAAATAGGAATAGATTATGAATACAATCATATTCAATTCCCCACCGAATTTGCAAGCGGTGATAACAACGCATTATTTATAAGCAACTTAATCCGATTAAATATTTCATGTTATTTCTCTTCTAAAATTTCCATTAAGTTATTTACGCAATACGATGATATTTCTGATAAGGTAAGCAGCAATTTACGATTCAGATATAATCCGGTAGAAGGCACAGATTTGTATGTGGTGTTTAATCAGGATTTAAATACAGATCCGTTGAACATGATGCCTGAATTACCGGTAGTAAATAATCAGGGAATCACTGTGAAGTTTGTTAAAACCTTTACTGTAAAATAA
- a CDS encoding hypoxanthine phosphoribosyltransferase yields MILEDKHFIKYISNEQIQSAILKLGTEISDMYAAKNPLCIVVLQGAFMFAADLVKHFQYPVEIVFIKIKSYTGTQSGEIIHNENLPDVTNRNVIIIEDIIDTGNTLQYLMKNIKQQSPASVFTIALLQKQIEKPISADRVCFKIADTFVVGYGLDYNEIGRNLKDIWQLAE; encoded by the coding sequence ATGATTTTAGAGGATAAGCATTTTATTAAATACATCAGCAACGAGCAGATTCAATCTGCAATTTTAAAATTAGGCACCGAAATCTCCGATATGTATGCAGCTAAAAATCCTTTGTGCATTGTGGTGTTGCAAGGTGCATTTATGTTTGCTGCTGATCTGGTAAAGCATTTTCAATATCCTGTAGAAATTGTTTTTATAAAAATAAAGTCATACACCGGAACACAAAGCGGAGAGATAATTCACAATGAAAATCTACCTGATGTAACAAATAGAAATGTGATTATCATAGAAGATATAATTGATACGGGAAATACTTTGCAATACTTAATGAAGAATATAAAACAGCAATCTCCAGCTTCTGTTTTCACAATTGCATTATTACAAAAACAAATAGAAAAACCTATTTCTGCCGATAGAGTTTGCTTTAAAATAGCCGATACTTTTGTGGTGGGTTATGGATTGGATTATAATGAAATTGGTCGCAACTTAAAAGATATCTGGCAGCTTGCAGAATAA